A window from Acropora palmata chromosome 14, jaAcrPala1.3, whole genome shotgun sequence encodes these proteins:
- the LOC141865612 gene encoding uncharacterized protein LOC141865612: protein MLIGLDISDLHCSLKEIKGCPGEPIARLTPLGWTSIGPFQEDSRSVVTQMSFFASDERQLDALIKQMWDIEEPQSCSLIRPEDKEAEKTVLATLKQTPNGYTVGLPWKSVAPPLRHNFTMALTRFEGTERKLARQPEIARAYQELISSYEQKGYIREVQTESDEAGQVWYLPHFPVVRQDKSTSKVRPVFDASAKFKGVLLNDVLHQGPKLQNDLVNVLIRFRRSPIALVCDITEMYLQVHVQPCDQSVLRFLWRDMNKEDTPKVYEFTRVVFGVNASPYLAQLVSQHNAKKNSGELPRAAETVCKSTYMDDSLDSVETVEEAIKLHHDLTTLWNRAGMTPSKWLSNNEEVLKIIPKEHLVSSLDLEAQLMPVIKTLGISWESKPDQFTYVVHPPPDDMCLTKRSFLSRTSTLFDPWD, encoded by the coding sequence ATGCTGATTGGATTGGACATATCTGACCTACACTGTTctctgaaagaaataaaaggcTGCCCTGGAGAACCCATCGCAAGGTTAACACCGTTGGGATGGACAAGCATTGGACCATTTCAGGAGGACTCTAGATCTGTTGTCACTCAGATGTCGTTCTTTGCTAGTGACGAAAGACAACTGGATGCTTTGATTAAACAGATGTGGGACATTGAGGAACCACAGTCGTGTAGTCTAATTCGTCCTGAAGACAAAGAAGCTGAGAAAACCGTTTTGGCCACTCTTAAGCAAACGCCCAATGGATATACTGTGGGTCTGCCATGGAAGTCTGTAGCACCACCTTTAAGACATAACTTCACCATGGCATTAACACGCTTCGAGGGCACAGAGCGAAAACTGGCAAGACAACCTGAGATAGCGAGAGCTTACCAGGAACTGATCAGCAGTTACGAGCAGAAAGGCTACATTCGAGAAGTTCAGACAGAAAGCGATGAAGCAGGTCAAGTTTGGTATCTTCCACATTTTCCCGTAGTCAGGCAAGATAAAAGTACCAGTAAGGTCAGGCCTGTATTCGACGCATCAGCTAAGTTTAAGGGGGTTTTGTTAAATGATGTTCTTCATCAAGGCCCAAAGCTGCAGAACGACCTTGTCAATGTCCTCATCAGATTCAGACGATCACCAATAGCGCTTGTATGCGACATTACAGAGATGTATTTGCAAGTCCATGTGCAACCATGTGACCAATCAGTTCTCAGATTTCTGTGGAGAGACATGAACAAAGAAGATACACCCAAGGTGTATGAGTTCACCAGGGTTGTGTTTGGAGTCAATGCATCACCCTATTTGGCTCAGTTAGTGTCACAACACAATGCCAAGAAGAATTCTGGTGAATTACCTAGGGCAGCTGAGACAGTGTGCAAAAGTACTTACATGGATGACAGCTTAGACTCAGTTGAAACGGTTGAAGAAGCAATCAAGTTGCACCACGACCTCACCACCCTTTGGAACCGAGCTGGGATGACTCCAAGTAAGTGGCTTTCAAATAATGAAGAAGTTCTGAAGATAATACCAAAGGAACACCTTGTTTCTAGTCTCGACCTTGAAGCTCAATTGATGCCTGTCATAAAGACGTTGGGGATTTCTTGGGAATCAAAACCAGATCAATTCACATATGTAGTACATCCCCCACCAGATGACATGTGCTTGACAAAGAGAAGCTTTTTAAGTCGTACATCGACACTTTTCGACCCTTGGGATTAG
- the LOC141865613 gene encoding uncharacterized protein LOC141865613: MFFIGCVVAQDSSNHLSRTELGRYRPKLILLSGSTHQLKPADKLTRGATADSLINDHVWWNGPEYLSQSEEMWPTMPLLATSADDVERKCKYRPTFLASNKTEISMHQLTWKDTKLDPERFSDWFKFLRVIAYVVRFVQNCLRVPRLHGPLTVDELSDAEVMVLHQVQLESYREEVLRARKGEVLPSSSKILPISPVLGSDGLLRGNSRLRLADNIAWEARHPVILPRKHRVTRLIVDRLHKDSNHAGTNQVLASLSARFWLPGAREEIRECERACMVCRRLKVQPASQIMAPLPAVRAQMSLRAFSNISVDFAGPFLTKQGRGKTKFKCYLCLFAGMNTRAVHLEMAYGLDTNSFLNAFYRMTACRGFPTQVISDNGTNFVGAERELRELVNALDEKKIQESTVNRGVIWKFNPPLAPHFNGLHEVLNKAAKRSMVHVLNNADITDEELTTAMVGAEGLMNSRPITYQSSNVDDPEPLTPNHFLFNQVGGQFAPESVDAEPYNPRVRW, encoded by the coding sequence ATGTTCTTTATTGGGTGCGTGGTCGCTCAAGACAGTTCAAACCATTTGTCTCGAACAGAGTTGGGGAGATACAGACCAAAACTGATCCTGCTCAGTGGGTCTACACACCAACTAAAGCCAGCCGACAAGTTAACCAGAGGAGCGACAGCTGATTCACTGATTAATGATCACGTGTGGTGGAATGGTCCTGAGTACCTGAGTCAGTCAGAAGAAATGTGGCCCACAATGCCTTTGCTTGCCACCAGCGCCGATGACGTAGAGAGGAAATGCAAGTATAGACCTACATTTCTTGCCTCCAATAAAACAGAAATCTCCATGCACCAGTTAACGTGGAAGGATACGAAACTAGATCCAGAGCGATTTTCTGACTGGTTCAAATTTCTCCGTGTGATAGCATATGTTGTTCGATTTGTTCAGAACTGTTTGAGAGTTCCAAGGCTACATGGTCCCTTGACGGTTGATGAACTCAGTGATGCTGAAGTCATGGTGCTTCATCAAGTGCAGCTAGAATCATATCGTGAGGAAGTACTGCGAGCACGCAAAGGAGAAGTGTTGCCTTCAAGTTCAAAGATTTTGCCAATATCACCAGTCTTAGGAAGTGATGGGCTACTACGCGGAAATAGCCGCTTGCGATTGGCAGATAACATTGCTTGGGAAGCTCGACACCCTGTCATTTTACCAAGGAAGCACCGAGTTACAAGACTTATTGTCGACCGACTACACAAAGACAGCAATCATGCAGGGACAAACCAAGTTTTAGCCTCGCTGTCTGCAAGATTCTGGCTTCCTGGAGCAAGAGAGGAGATCCGTGAATGTGAAAGAGCATGTATGGTTTGCAGAAGACTAAAAGTTCAGCCAGCTTCGCAGATCATGGCCCCACTCCCTGCAGTCAGAGCACAAATGTCATTGCGTGCATTCAGCAACATCTCTGTTGATTTTGCTGGTCCATTTCTAACAAAGCAAGGAAGAGGGAAGACAAAGTTTAAATGTTATCTATGCCTTTTTGCTGGCATGAATACCCGCGCGGTACACTTGGAAATGGCATATGGATTAGATACAAACTCTTTTCTCAATGCATTCTACAGGATGACTGCGTGCAGAGGATTTCCCACTCAGGTGATATCTGACAATGGCACTAATTTTGTGGGTGCTGAAAGAGAATTGCGCGAATTGGTTAACGCTCTTGACGAAAAGAAGATTCAAGAATCAACCGTAAATAGAGGAGTTATTTGGAAGTTCAATCCTCCTTTGGCACCACACTTTAATGGTCTACATGAAGTACTCAATAAAGCAGCCAAACGATCCATGGTTCATGTGCTGAACAACGCTGATATCACAGATGAAGAGCTGACGACAGCAATGGTGGGAGCTGAAGGGCTGATGAATTCTAGACCTATTACCTATCAGAGTTCCAATGTAGATGATCCAGAACCACTTACACCCAATCATTTTCTGTTTAACCAAGTCGGAGGTCAGTTTGCGCCAGAATCTGTTGATGCTGAGCCGTATAACCCCAGAGTGAGGTGGTGA
- the LOC141865614 gene encoding uncharacterized protein LOC141865614, whose amino-acid sequence MGRIGDLSEGAILCIIDVVGLYPHIPHNEDLKALKEALSTLENQVDSEQQRSLNEDILSFAELVLKSNNFEFNGNHYLQKRGTAIGMRLAPSYTNIFMDRLERRLIRNAEVKPRIWWQYIDDIVWTEGEEKLQKFIDYLNSAHETIKFSYKWLKHEIDFMDVKVLNKSGMLETDVYIKPTDSHQYLHSSSSHPGACKRSIPFAQVMRLHRICSKYAYFEKRVGELVRFSMKRGYRKAYVEGQIDKVRRMSGLKF is encoded by the coding sequence ATGGGACGCATTGGAGATCTCTCAGAGGGGGCGATATTGTGTATTATAGATGTTGTTGGGTTATACCCTCATATTCCACACAATGAGGATTTGAAGGCTTTGAAAGAAGCACTTAGTACTTTGGAAAATCAGGTTGATTCGGAACAGCAAAGATCACTTAATGAGGATATACTGTCGTTTGCAGAGTTAGTACTAAAGAGTAATAACTTTGAATTTAATGGAAATCATTATCTTCAAAAACGGGGAACAGCGATAGGGATGAGGCTGGCTCCTTCGTATACGAACATTTTTATGGACAGGTTGGAAAGACGTTTGATTAGGAATGCAGAGGTAAAACCACGTATTTGGTGGCAGTACATTGACGATATTGTTTGGACTGAGGGAGAGGAGAAGTTGCAAAAGTTCATTGACTACCTCAACAGCGCGCATGAGACTATTAAATTCAGCTACAAATGGTTGAAGCACGAGATTGATTTTATGGACGTCAAGGTGCTAAATAAGTCGGGAATGCTGGAGACAGATGTATATATTAAGCCGACGGACAGTCATCAATATTTACATTCCAGTTCTTCTCACCCGGGTGCCTGTAAAAGAAGTATTCCATTTGCCCAGGTGATGAGATTACATAGAATTTGTTCGAAGTATGcttattttgaaaagagaGTGGGAGAGCTGGTGAGATTTTCGATGAAGAGGGGCTATAGGAAGGCCTATGTTGAGGGTCAGATAGATAAGGTTAGAAGGATGTCAGGGTTAAAGTTTTGA